In Geothermobacter ehrlichii, a genomic segment contains:
- a CDS encoding cbb3-type cytochrome c oxidase subunit I, with the protein MEKPAYDYGIVRSFVVWSMVWGLVTVLVGVLIAFQLCDPALNLPPFLTYGRLRPLHTNAGIFGWGIGSFFALFYFIVQRLCKTPLWSPKLARFQLWFFNATIIAAAVTLLLGYNTSKEYHELEWPLDIMVVILWVIFAVNIIMTIVKRREEQMYISLWYILATIVGVAVLYLVNGAEVPVSLFKSYSAYAGTNDANVQWWFGHNAVAMVLTTPPLAIFYYFLPKSTGVPIYSHRMSIIAFWSLIFMYLWTGAHHLLWTPVPDWVQTLAMAFSVMLIAPSWGSVFNGYLSMQGEWHQMKQNYLVKFLILGITFYGLQTLQGPLQSIRSFSAFIHYTDWVPGHVHMGTMGWVSLVLFAAIYYLTPYMFGRKVYSIGLANLHFWLVLVGQLGYSVSMWIAGVQQAGMWHAMNPDGSLTYTFIETLVEMYPYYWVRAFCGVIYLAGVLVFFYNLYMTARKGEPVDNPALQTN; encoded by the coding sequence ATGGAAAAACCGGCCTACGATTACGGAATCGTGCGCAGCTTCGTCGTCTGGAGCATGGTCTGGGGGCTGGTCACCGTGCTGGTCGGCGTCCTGATCGCCTTTCAGCTCTGTGATCCGGCACTGAACCTGCCCCCCTTTCTGACCTATGGCCGCCTGCGCCCCCTGCACACCAACGCCGGCATCTTCGGCTGGGGCATCGGCAGCTTCTTCGCCCTTTTCTACTTCATCGTTCAGCGCCTGTGCAAAACCCCGTTGTGGAGTCCGAAGCTGGCACGTTTCCAGCTGTGGTTCTTCAACGCCACCATCATCGCGGCAGCCGTGACCCTGCTGCTCGGCTACAACACCTCGAAGGAATATCACGAGCTGGAATGGCCTCTCGACATCATGGTCGTCATCCTCTGGGTCATCTTCGCCGTCAACATCATCATGACCATCGTCAAGCGACGCGAAGAACAGATGTACATTTCCCTCTGGTATATCCTGGCGACGATTGTCGGCGTCGCCGTTCTCTACCTGGTCAACGGGGCGGAGGTGCCGGTTTCCCTCTTCAAGTCCTATTCGGCCTACGCCGGCACCAACGACGCCAACGTCCAGTGGTGGTTCGGCCACAACGCCGTCGCCATGGTCCTGACGACGCCTCCCCTGGCGATCTTCTACTATTTCCTGCCCAAATCGACCGGCGTCCCCATCTACAGCCACCGCATGTCGATCATCGCCTTCTGGAGCCTGATCTTCATGTACCTGTGGACCGGCGCCCACCACCTGCTCTGGACTCCGGTTCCCGACTGGGTGCAGACCCTGGCCATGGCCTTCTCGGTAATGCTGATCGCGCCGTCCTGGGGCAGCGTCTTCAACGGCTATCTGTCGATGCAGGGCGAATGGCACCAGATGAAACAGAATTACCTGGTCAAGTTCCTGATCCTGGGCATTACCTTCTACGGCCTGCAGACCCTGCAGGGGCCACTGCAGTCGATCAGGTCTTTTTCAGCCTTCATCCATTACACCGACTGGGTGCCCGGCCACGTGCACATGGGGACCATGGGCTGGGTGTCGCTGGTCCTGTTCGCCGCCATCTACTACCTGACACCCTACATGTTCGGGCGCAAGGTCTACAGCATAGGCCTGGCCAACCTCCATTTCTGGCTGGTTCTCGTCGGCCAGCTCGGCTACTCGGTAAGCATGTGGATCGCCGGAGTGCAACAGGCCGGGATGTGGCACGCCATGAATCCGGACGGCAGCCTCACCTATACCTTCATCGAAACCCTGGTCGAGATGTATCCCTACTACTGGGTACGCGCCTTCTGCGGCGTCATCTACCTGGCCGGGGTACTGGTCTTCTTCTACAACCTCTACATGACCGCCCGAAAGGGTGAGCCGGTCGACAATCCGGCCCTGCAGACCAACTGA
- a CDS encoding polyprenyl synthetase family protein: MQKVLELLKNDLAAVENQFREDLASDVVLIRKVGEYVLGSGGKRVRPMLLLLSARLAGYQGEKHIGLASVVEFIHTATLLHDDVVDGASLRRGNASANSVWGNEASVLVGDFLFAKSFSIMVRDGNLAILKVLSDATTMMAEGEVQQLISTCDLDLDEEQYISVVRNKTAVLMAAACQCGAILAGIDSDRELALREVGMELGIAFQFMDDALDYVADQKEFGKRRGQDLAEGKMTLPLIHALRQATAEERLRVEQIVELDELDDAHIDEVVALIDRYDGIGYTRRRAAELVASAKRRLEIFPPSREREALCILADYVVGRTM, translated from the coding sequence ATGCAGAAGGTATTGGAATTACTGAAAAACGATCTTGCGGCGGTCGAAAACCAGTTCCGCGAGGATCTGGCCTCGGACGTGGTTCTCATCCGCAAGGTCGGGGAGTACGTTCTCGGCAGCGGCGGCAAGAGGGTGCGGCCGATGCTGCTGCTGCTTTCGGCCCGGCTGGCCGGCTACCAGGGGGAGAAGCACATCGGACTGGCCAGCGTGGTCGAATTCATCCACACCGCCACCCTGCTGCACGACGATGTGGTCGACGGCGCCTCCCTGCGGCGCGGCAACGCCTCGGCCAATTCCGTCTGGGGCAACGAGGCGTCGGTGCTGGTCGGCGATTTCCTTTTCGCCAAGTCCTTTTCGATCATGGTGCGCGACGGCAACCTGGCCATCCTCAAGGTGCTTTCCGACGCCACCACCATGATGGCCGAGGGCGAGGTGCAGCAGCTGATTTCGACCTGCGACCTCGATCTCGACGAAGAGCAGTACATCAGCGTGGTCCGCAACAAGACGGCGGTGCTGATGGCCGCTGCCTGCCAGTGCGGCGCCATCCTTGCCGGAATCGACTCCGACAGGGAGCTCGCCCTGCGCGAGGTCGGCATGGAACTGGGAATCGCCTTCCAGTTCATGGACGACGCCCTCGACTATGTCGCCGACCAGAAGGAGTTCGGCAAGCGGCGCGGACAGGATCTCGCCGAAGGAAAGATGACCCTGCCGCTGATTCACGCCCTGCGGCAGGCCACCGCCGAAGAGCGGTTGCGCGTCGAGCAGATCGTCGAACTCGACGAACTCGACGATGCCCACATCGACGAGGTGGTGGCCCTCATCGATCGTTACGACGGCATCGGCTACACCCGCCGGCGGGCCGCCGAGCTGGTCGCCTCGGCCAAGCGCCGGCTCGAGATTTTTCCGCCCTCGCGCGAGCGCGAGGCGCTGTGCATCCTGGCCGACTATGTGGTCGGCCGCACGATGTGA
- a CDS encoding CcoQ/FixQ family Cbb3-type cytochrome c oxidase assembly chaperone yields the protein MGWASILYLGTTFTLFVVFAAIVARTYSRKRRQRGEAPKYRMLDDD from the coding sequence ATGGGCTGGGCCTCGATCCTCTATCTGGGGACCACCTTCACCCTGTTCGTCGTCTTTGCGGCGATCGTGGCGAGAACCTACAGCCGCAAACGCCGGCAGCGGGGAGAAGCACCGAAATACCGGATGCTGGACGATGACTGA
- a CDS encoding sensor histidine kinase has protein sequence MKLTIGRKLFLYTSSILVVVLLAAFVVLERNQSRQWERSLIDRSRSFARFATPEVMKRIRGRFSDGASADSRVRQFLSFNPDLVQIAFYSSGGRLLYRSGPLNGHDRVALPDAVLDIAALPQLAGDDILVRKRPLAGGGHLLDLVVPVTGPTGSRILYARYLVSFDRVDERIREIRIRFALIALVALTVSLLLAGIVARRFTRPLKELTEGVCAIGEGKLKTQIPMERQDEIGELAKAFNEMAASLDASNEALTESNRRLRQANEELQRMQEQLVRSERLAAIGQLAAGVSHEIDNPVGIILGYAELLLEDLEEGDSRREDVLAIIEECRRCRRITGSLLGLARSVPQEVVAVDMVRLVDDVFDSLRPQKLFRQIELRLCAEGDRHFVQGDADRLRQVLVNLMLNAAQAMEGAGTIRIDIRRAGDTLEILVADTGPGIPDEQREQVFQPFFSTKSREEGTGLGLSLCRKLVEDHGGRLDLVSSAAGACFRICLPVAGGEKSFDKPTGDSLP, from the coding sequence ATGAAGCTGACCATCGGGCGAAAACTTTTTCTCTATACCAGTTCCATCCTCGTGGTGGTGCTGCTCGCCGCCTTTGTGGTGCTCGAGCGCAACCAGTCGCGGCAGTGGGAGCGTTCGCTCATCGACCGCAGCCGTTCCTTTGCCCGTTTCGCCACCCCGGAAGTGATGAAGCGCATCCGCGGCCGCTTTTCGGATGGCGCGTCGGCGGACAGCCGGGTGCGCCAGTTTCTCTCCTTCAACCCCGACCTGGTGCAGATTGCCTTCTACAGTTCCGGCGGACGGCTCCTCTATCGTTCCGGCCCGCTGAACGGCCATGACCGCGTGGCGTTGCCGGACGCTGTGCTCGACATCGCCGCCTTGCCGCAACTGGCCGGCGACGACATTCTGGTTCGCAAGCGGCCCCTGGCTGGCGGCGGCCATCTGCTCGACCTTGTCGTTCCGGTCACCGGTCCGACCGGTTCGCGCATTCTCTATGCCCGTTACCTGGTCAGTTTCGACCGGGTGGACGAGCGCATCCGCGAGATCCGCATCCGATTCGCCCTCATCGCCCTGGTTGCGTTGACCGTTTCCCTGCTGCTGGCCGGCATTGTCGCCCGCCGTTTCACCCGCCCGCTGAAGGAGCTGACAGAGGGTGTGTGCGCGATCGGCGAGGGGAAGCTGAAAACCCAGATTCCGATGGAGCGGCAGGACGAGATCGGCGAGCTGGCCAAGGCCTTCAACGAAATGGCCGCCAGTCTCGACGCCAGCAACGAGGCCCTGACCGAGAGCAACCGCCGGCTGCGGCAGGCCAACGAGGAGCTGCAGCGGATGCAGGAGCAGCTGGTGCGCTCGGAGCGGCTGGCGGCCATCGGCCAGCTCGCCGCCGGCGTCTCACACGAAATCGACAACCCGGTCGGCATCATTCTCGGTTACGCCGAGCTGCTGCTCGAGGATCTCGAGGAGGGCGACAGCCGGCGCGAGGACGTGCTGGCCATCATCGAGGAGTGCCGTCGCTGCCGGCGGATCACCGGCAGCCTGCTCGGGCTTGCCCGCTCGGTGCCGCAGGAAGTGGTCGCCGTCGACATGGTGCGCCTGGTCGACGATGTGTTCGACAGCCTGCGGCCGCAGAAGCTTTTCCGCCAGATCGAACTGCGCCTGTGCGCTGAAGGTGACCGTCACTTCGTCCAGGGGGACGCCGACCGCCTCCGGCAGGTGCTGGTCAATCTCATGCTCAACGCCGCGCAGGCGATGGAGGGCGCAGGAACGATCCGGATCGACATCAGGCGCGCCGGCGACACGCTCGAGATTCTGGTCGCCGACACCGGCCCGGGCATCCCCGACGAGCAGAGGGAGCAGGTGTTTCAGCCCTTCTTTTCCACCAAGAGCCGGGAGGAGGGGACCGGCCTCGGCCTGTCCCTCTGTCGCAAGCTGGTCGAGGATCACGGTGGCCGGCTCGACCTGGTTTCATCCGCTGCCGGTGCCTGTTTCCGCATCTGCCTGCCCGTTGCCGGCGGGGAAAAAAGCTTTGACAAGCCGACAGGCGATTCTTTACCATAG
- the ccoO gene encoding cytochrome-c oxidase, cbb3-type subunit II, whose product MWEKKPVLLLVLATVTILVGTIITMVLPFAWVNTKADRIASVTPYTPLELAGRDVYIREGCNNCHSQTVRPLVAEVLRYGDYSKSGEFVYDRPHLWGSRRMGPDLARIGGKYPDAWHYKHMRDPKSMVPQTNMPAYAFLDRERVDPELTRRKMEVLGFPYTEEQIAALSGKTEMDAIVAYLQKLGTGIPWREAAGSEIVGELKNPFAGNRTAVEAGEELYEKHCAACHGKEREGDIGPELSGLGDLDDAELFRILYNGIPDGGMPAFSKLGSEKTWQLVNYLKEED is encoded by the coding sequence ATGTGGGAAAAGAAACCTGTTCTGCTGCTCGTACTGGCCACGGTCACCATCCTGGTCGGAACCATCATCACCATGGTGCTTCCCTTCGCCTGGGTCAACACCAAGGCCGACCGGATCGCCAGCGTCACCCCCTACACGCCGCTGGAGCTGGCCGGCCGGGACGTCTATATCCGTGAAGGCTGCAACAACTGCCATTCGCAGACGGTACGGCCGCTGGTGGCGGAGGTGCTGCGCTACGGCGACTATTCAAAGTCGGGCGAATTTGTCTACGACCGTCCGCATCTCTGGGGGTCACGCCGCATGGGCCCCGATCTGGCGCGGATCGGCGGCAAGTACCCCGACGCATGGCACTACAAGCACATGCGCGATCCGAAATCGATGGTGCCGCAGACCAACATGCCGGCCTACGCCTTTCTCGACCGGGAACGGGTCGATCCCGAGCTGACCCGCCGCAAGATGGAGGTACTCGGCTTTCCCTATACCGAAGAGCAGATCGCGGCACTGTCCGGCAAGACCGAAATGGACGCCATCGTCGCCTACCTGCAGAAACTGGGCACCGGCATCCCATGGCGCGAGGCCGCCGGCAGCGAAATCGTCGGCGAGCTGAAGAATCCCTTTGCCGGAAACCGCACCGCCGTCGAAGCCGGAGAGGAGCTCTACGAGAAACACTGCGCCGCCTGTCACGGCAAGGAACGCGAGGGGGACATCGGCCCCGAGCTGAGCGGACTGGGCGACCTGGACGATGCCGAGCTGTTCCGGATTCTGTACAACGGCATTCCCGACGGCGGCATGCCCGCCTTCTCGAAGCTCGGCAGCGAAAAGACCTGGCAGCTGGTCAACTACCTGAAAGAGGAAGACTGA